The bacterium DNA window CCGTGTGGTAGGGCTCGATGGAAGGGAGCAGGTCGTAGGCGGGGAAGGGGGCGTTGGCGACATCCATCAGGGAGAAGGGGGCGGTCTTTTGCTGGCCTTCCTTCTCGGTGAAATAGGAGAGCCCGGGCACGTTCTTGAACCAGGCGGTGGACTTGGGCGGCAGTTTGCCGTCCGGCGTCAACTGGCTTTGGAGCTCGCGGGCCAGGGCCGGGAGCAGGGCGTCCAGCTCGCCCATGAGGTAGAGGTCCACTTCGGGGCGGCGGGTGATGGTCTCCAGGAACCAGGGCACTTCGGAGATCATCTTGTTGCGGATGACGGTGACGCAGTCGGGGTTGGTGGACTTGGCGAGTTGGAGGACCTTCAGGTCCTCTTCCTGGCAGTCGAAGGCCATGCGGGTCACGACCAGATGGGGTTCCCAGGAGCTCATCACCCGGGCCACATCCTCCAACTTAAGGTCGAAGCCGTTGGCGTCGATGACCTTCACGTCGTAGCCGGCCTGGCGGAGCGAGGCGGCGCCTTGGAGGATGGAGAGCGGGGGATAGACGGAACCCACATCCCGGTGTTCGTAGCGCTCTTCGCGCACGACGGGGAGGTTTTTGACCCTGGGAGGATTGACCAGCAGGACTTTTAGTTTCATGACACCCCAATTTAACCACAGAGAGCGCAGAGTTCACAGAGAGGGTAAGGCCGAATGGCCGTTAAAAACAGCCCTTGTGGCTTTTCTCCGTGTTCTCGGTGCCCTCGGTGGTGCAAAAAGCCTTAAGAACCGGTTTCCAGCCGGTATTTGGCGAAGGCCGTCTGGGCCGGGTCGTTGGACGCGTCCCGCAGGTCCTGCCACTTCTGTTCCTTGCCCGAATAATCCAGGATCCGAAGGACCATCTCGGTGGTGTTGTCGTCGAAATGCCATTCCTTCAGGGTCACGTTGTTGCCCAGGTTCTCGGCGGATCCCGTGTTGGCCTTCCTCCAGCGGCGGTATTGGTGGGCCCAGTCGGTGATGGGCACCTTCTGCCCCTTCTCGGCCTCCCACATGGTGGAGATGAAATAGAGCTTGTGGTTGGGCAGATAGAAGATCAGGTCCTGGGTCGAGGGAGCGCCGTCCCCGGCGGGCTGGGTCAGGGTCACGATGCGGAACTGTTCGTCATTGTTGAAGGGCCGCAGTTTCTTGCGGGCCTCGGGGAACTTTTGCAGGACCGCGTCCATGTCCGCGCCCAAGGCCAGGTCGCCCGATTGGCGGGGCAGGGGGATCTTGGGGCCGGCAAAAATGCTGTTGAAGACCCCGGCGCTCCAGAGGGCGGCCAGGATGATGAGGACGAAGAGGAAGCTGACGATCTTCATCTTCAACCCGTCCCCCGCGTTGGGGGAGTGGGCTTCGGGCTTCACGGCATCGGTTCTCTCGGGGGACTTAGCGGCTGACGGCAGTTTGCGGCGTGTTGGCATTGTTCGCGCTCTCGGGGATAGGTTCCTGATAGTCCTGCACATGGCCCAACAGCGACCTTAAACCCCGCCAGAGGAGGTCCAGCTCCCGGAAGTGGCGGATGGTGATCAACTGCCGGAACATGAAGGTCGGGTTCTTCATCAAACTCCAGGTCTTGCGGGTCCAGGGCGCCGGGTTGACGTTGGTCCGCAGGATCGGATGGCTCATATCGTAACGCTCGTAGTCTTCCTTGCCGATCAAAAGCCAGTTCTTGTTCACGGCCTCGCGCCAGAGGGGCGAGCCGGGGTAGGCGATGACCACCGAGGCCTGCATGCAGTCGCCGAAGCGCACCTTATAGTTCAGCAGTTCCTTGGTGACGTTGTAGGTCTTGGTCATGTCCTCCTCGGTCTCCCAGGGATAGCCGAACATGGTGGTGAGGAGCACCACCAGCCCCCGGTCCTTGGCCATCTTGACCCCGTTGGAGATCAGGTCCACCGTCTCGCACTTGGCCAGGTGCTTGATGGAGTAGTCGGAGCCCGATTCGAGGCCGATCTTCAGCAGGCGCCAGCCGCACTTCACCAGCAGGTCCACCACCTCTTCGTTCAGGGTGTCGGCGCGGCAGTTGGAGGAGAACTGGAAGCGTCCCAACAGATTGCGGGACTTCAGTTCTTTATAGAACTCCTTGAGCCATTCGATGTTGTAGATGGGGCCGGATTCGTTGTCGTCGAAGAATTCCCAGACCCCGTGCTTCTCGATGCATTCCTGCATCTCGGCCGCCACGTTGGCGGGGGAGCGCAGGCGGGCGGTCTTGCCCCAGAGGGCGTGCTGCCAGATGCAGAAGGTGCAGACCCCCACGCTGTTGGGGGAGGCGTCGGAGGCGCCGCAGCCGCGGCCGGTGAGGATATAGGCGGTGGGGCGCAGCAGGTAGGCCTCGCCGTAGTCGAGGAAGCGGGTCAGCTCCCGGTCGATGAAGGGGAGGGAGTCGAGGGCTTCGGTGAGCTTGTGGGGGCCGGTGGTGGCGGCCTTTCCGGCCTCGTCGCG harbors:
- a CDS encoding radical SAM protein, whose product is MKAAILYPPFRKDGEFPLLTQNRHLKFSKSLEVRIFPLVPGHLATNLKVLGHDVLWLDGINRRMSDEEFDGHLDAFGPEVIFLETKAPVVKRHWSYIAELKNRYPNCKMVLMGDHVSYFPEESIVNSKVDYVITGGDYDIVGRNIVQFLAGKEPLGPGVWYRDEAGKAATTGPHKLTEALDSLPFIDRELTRFLDYGEAYLLRPTAYILTGRGCGASDASPNSVGVCTFCIWQHALWGKTARLRSPANVAAEMQECIEKHGVWEFFDDNESGPIYNIEWLKEFYKELKSRNLLGRFQFSSNCRADTLNEEVVDLLVKCGWRLLKIGLESGSDYSIKHLAKCETVDLISNGVKMAKDRGLVVLLTTMFGYPWETEEDMTKTYNVTKELLNYKVRFGDCMQASVVIAYPGSPLWREAVNKNWLLIGKEDYERYDMSHPILRTNVNPAPWTRKTWSLMKNPTFMFRQLITIRHFRELDLLWRGLRSLLGHVQDYQEPIPESANNANTPQTAVSR